The Gossypium hirsutum isolate 1008001.06 chromosome A03, Gossypium_hirsutum_v2.1, whole genome shotgun sequence genome contains the following window.
ATGAGCCGACCATAGTATGATCCAAAAGTTTTAAAACCGAAATTCAAATCGATTAACGGATTTAGGAATTACCTTCTCTGTGTGTGTTGCAAtaataaaactataaattaataCAATGATAAATTTTCAACTTAGCTCTCCAAATTCTACAATAAAGTTCTAGCCTCGTAAAAGATTTTGACTTCATCCTTTACCCTAAATGACCCAAAATAAAATGTCAAACTCCGAATgaccaataaaaaaatttcaattgataaaccctaaaatttaaaataacctCGACTCAAAATAATTCAAacccaaaataatttaaaaaccaattaacatgaaaattttaaaactcaaattcaATTAATCCAAATCTAATCCAATTCAATCAACAAGAAATTACCTTTTCTTGTATGTTGCAATAGTTCACCTTGACAAGGAGGATTTTGGTCTTTCATTTGAGTATGCAAAGCATCAGACCATTGAGTTTCTGCATATGGACTTATTGCTGAATTTTTCTTTGCTTCTTTTGGTATTCTTGCCTTCAAAGCTGCTTCTCCTCTcaatgctataataatttcaataaaaaaaattgaaaaaattacaaaattataattcataaaaagTACTACTGCAAAAATTCATATACAATATAAATGTTTATGAATTGAATTAGACAAAAATCGAGACgagtttaattataatattaatgtattttatgcTTGTTCAAGCTCTACTCGAAATGTAAACCTAAAATTTTACTCATGCTCATTCATATTCTTAAATAGATAATCTAAACTCATTTTAAGCATGtcgatattatttttttaattttatattaattttatatataggtAATTTAAAACTATAATATTATTGAATGaatacattataatattatatataactataaatttaattaatatgttatAAGATACATAACagtaaaattaacataatataatgtaaattaaaatatcccataaattcttgtatttttcataaatttaaaatttagtctatatatttttatttcttataatttaatttctatacttttcaaatttcaaattttaaatttcaaattcagTTGTTAACgctgttaatttttttgttaaatttgttggtgtaactaaaaaattaacattgtaataaacttaaatttaacaaaataattttaacagtagtaatagatttaaattttaaaatctgaaaggactaaattcttaaaaataaaagtataaatgttaaattttaaatttataaagaaaatacGAAAACTAATGATATATTTTAATCTATAGTATATTACAAACTCAAAAACCGACCGAAGAAAATtagattcaaattttgaatatttgaacCCGAATCTAACCCATATTTCAAATGGATCTTCGGACTTAAACGATTAAGTTGAGCCGTAAACAGATAAAATATACAGTTAGAGATAAGCTAAATCACCTGTTGCAGCAGCTGCAGTGAGTGTAATCAAATCACCTGCACTTTGAATATCCACTGCTGATTTCACAACTGAGGCAACTCGGTCGTGATCAGCCCCAGCTAGCTCAGCTAACTCGATGCAATGGGATGCTAGAAGTTCAGTAGCGGATGCCAATGCCATGCTCATTTTCGAGCCTGCGCCGCCGCCGTCGGAGTTCCCTGCGGCGGCTACTGAGGCCAAACCTGCAGCTAATCCGGCGATGGAAACGGCGGAGTGAAGCCGAGCGTTTTCTGCACGTATTTTGTCTTTCTTCTTCACTGTGTTGGTTCCTATTTCTTTGTGATGATTAAACCATTTGCTGATTGTGCCTGTTCTTCGACCATTAATGGAGTTCATCACTTTCCCTGCctaaaaaaaaggtttaattaatttttagtccttgtattatgataaaattttatatttggtcCTATTTTTAATTTGGCATAATTTAAACtatctacttttataatgtttttaaGTTTACAATAACggtaaattaaagtataaatataaatacaaatctCAAACCGGTAGAATCGAAAAAGTAGAATCAAATTATTACTGCACAAGTagataaagaattaaaaaaattctacaaaattaAGTAACTCGGACTAAAAACAGATAACATTGTTAATTGTTACCATTCACGTGAAAGTTTAAtcaatctaaaaatttaaaaacttttctttaaaAAGGAATTTTAACATAGTAGAAGGACTAAAACCTAATTAGACCAAAAAATACTAGAACCAGAAAACCAGGATTTGCAATGATATCTATCAAGAAAGgatcaaaattttagtttttgatcCATGGAAGCACAAAAGATGAAACAAGATGTATATAAAAAAGgggtaattaattaattagttaatgaTGTTTTAACAAATAAAGATTGAAAATTTACTTACAATTTGTGGTGCATCAAAGGATTCTGAAAACAATGAACTTTGActcttattatcattattatgaTGATCAAATTCAAAGTGATTGTGTTTCTGGGCAAGAGCTTTAGAGATTTCTGATGCAGATAAACTCCATGATCTTGATAAAAACTCCATTGGCTCCTTTGGTGTTAATGGCTGTGGGATCAGTTCATCATCACCATCTTCTTCTACTAAAGAACCATTCTCCCATGCTGAATAAAACCCAGTTTCCATTTCAATTTTTATGAAAGTTTTTGAGCTTTTTGGAAcactttttttatgaaattttttggGTATTTTAGGACTTGGATGTAAATGAAAGAAAACCCAAGTTTttggaggaaaaaaaaagagagaaaattatTGGGTTATGGAAGGACAAAAGTTATTGTCTTGCTGGAAGAGAAGTTGGTAATTATATAGAGTATAGAGATGGTGTTGTAAAGAAATATATGTTGGAACAGTGACTCagtgagtgagtgagtgagtgacacaaaaatataattaaacatgGGAACAGATATTAAGATCTAGTGCTTTGAACCGTCCACGAATTCAGGTATTGTTTTTACTGATGGGACTCGGTGAGTCGCAGTCCACGAAAACCCAAAATTTTGTTGTATGTTTATATAGGTTTAATTCTACTATCAGTCCCtgtttttttcatatatttaaaatttgatcctTTTACTTTTAATATAGGAATTTAGTCCCTTGAAGTCCAACTAAGTTGAGGCGCTCGAGCTTTGTGAACACGATCTCAAGCTCagattttttataaagttgggaGACAAAGTTCTGACTCAACTTGAAAGGGTTATGGCATTATCAATTATACTTCAATTACTAAAACAGACCAGATTAAAAGTAgatagtttaatttttaaatgtgtgAAGAATACAAGCAATTAAGCAGAGAAGCAAAATTAAATATACATTATAAAGAGGAAGCAATTGCCCTTGAAAATAGGGTGATTGTTTCTCAATATACATGCAATTAAGCTCATATATCCATAAACAGGACATAAATGTTGTAATTAAGAGTATCTCTAAATCTTGCTTCAGGactaataaaaacaataaagatttaattaattatttt
Protein-coding sequences here:
- the LOC107943416 gene encoding VAN3-binding protein; translation: METGFYSAWENGSLVEEDGDDELIPQPLTPKEPMEFLSRSWSLSASEISKALAQKHNHFEFDHHNNDNKSQSSLFSESFDAPQIAGKVMNSINGRRTGTISKWFNHHKEIGTNTVKKKDKIRAENARLHSAVSIAGLAAGLASVAAAGNSDGGGAGSKMSMALASATELLASHCIELAELAGADHDRVASVVKSAVDIQSAGDLITLTAAAATALRGEAALKARIPKEAKKNSAISPYAETQWSDALHTQMKDQNPPCQGELLQHTRKGVLRWKRVNVYINKKSQVIIKLKSKHVGGAFSNNNKCIVYGVCDETSAWPYRKERETSDSEELYFGLKTGQGLLEFKCKSKIDKQKWVDGIQNLLRQVCHGQPPELSLESLSINDGI